The Raphanus sativus cultivar WK10039 chromosome 2, ASM80110v3, whole genome shotgun sequence DNA segment CTACGCTCTCGCTAGGATGGCCGTGGCGCAGATATGCGAGGGCGTGGAGCTCAGCTCTTATCAGGAGTCGCATCATGGACGCGAAGGTGCGAGGTTTAGTTCTTTTCAGGAGACTGCGCTCGAGAGACTGACCGAGGTAGCGATACAGTACATTCAAAGCGTTGGGAAGACGACGCAGTTCTATGCTAATATGGCTGGTAGAGTAGAAGGTAATGCTATGGACATTGTTCAAGCGCTGGAGGATTTGGGATCTGGATTGGGTTTCAGCGGTGCTCCTGATGTTGAGCATTGTCTTGCTGAGTCCGGTGTGGTCAAGGATATTGTACGTTATACGTTTGAAGCGGAGGAGGTGCCTTTTGTTTACTCTCTTCCTCGTTTCCCTTTTAACAGAGGAAAAAGacctgctcctagctttgctgaGGTTGGAGCCGAGCTACCAGATGAGCATATTCCAGCTTGGCTTCCTGCTTTTCCCCAAACCAAAATGTGTAGCGGGTTGGAGGAGGCTAGCGTTGACAAAATACAAGGTGAGGTGCAAAGTAATGGGAACGGACTGTCTTTGCCGAGCTTGCAGCAGTCTGTTGATGTTGATAGGCTAAAAGTTCAGAAATCCATGGATCAAAAGGATGTTGAGAAACCATCAGAGGAGCCGGAATGTAACCCGTTCCTTGCTGCACCAGTTTGGGTTGGAGAGAAGAACGTGCCACGTGTGTTTTGCCCGTCACAGCTTACTAATGAAGAAGTTAGCACTGGTCACGTTCCTGAGAAACAAACCAACAAGAGCCATCACATTCCGCCCCTTGAGGCGTATGCTCCATCGGGTATGATCGTAGACAAGAGCAGATTAGGTGAAACGGAGGGAGGAGAGAAAAATGATGACGGGAGAACACAACGTGCGTTGCTACGTTTCAAGATTGAGACTCGAAAGGCCCCTGTGCGTTGGACGATAAAGGAGAGCTTAGAGGAAAAGGGTTGGTTTCTAGAGGATGGAGACAAGAGGAAGAAAAATGTAGAACGCGAAGAAAAGCCAGTAACCATTGACACAAATGTAAAATAGGTATTTTGTCATTTAGAATTTGTAGACGGAATATCATTTGCCTCTTGAGTTTAGTGATAGTTTGCAATTGAATACGTGACTCGTTAAGGAAAAGAGATTTTTACTGATTCAAACTGCTTGAACAAGGTGTATGGTCAGCATCGTTTGTTGTTGAAACATTCTTTTATAGCTCCTCATTCAAGTGAGAATTGATTTTCGGTCCTTTAGGTGTGGCAGAGTTAATAGTTCAAACGTAATTCAGAATTGTTGGAAGAGGTGTGGTGTTTGGTCTTCACATTATTGAGTTTTATTTTGAGTTGAGTCTTTACATAAACTATTAAGAAGAGAATACAAGAAAGGGTTCACAGAACCAAGAAATCAAATCATTTACAGTTCTAAGTGATCATTAATTAGGCATATTAGCAATTGAAAACCCGTATGGGTTGTCCACTGAGCATTCCTGGAGAAGCAGCAACCTCGCTTGTCACAACTTCACTTATCAAGTCCTTGAAGATTAGCCTCTCAATGTCTAACACTAACCCTGGTGTCTCTCCTTCAATCTCCTTCCAGTTCATGCCTTGGCTTTGCAAGTCCTCCCAAAAAAGGTCTTCGTCGTCTTCATCCAAGATGCATTTTGAGTTATCTTGTAATCGATCAATCTCTGAACACATAGTTTTCAGAAGTTCTTTCCCttttgaacttttgtttgttGTCCTTAGCTGGCTGATTGATGTTGTTATGTATGGTTGTTGCTTCGTACACCCTTCTGCTGTGAATTTGCGAGCTAAGATCTCGTTTATGGTGTCAAATACAAGCTTCCTCCTGCTTCTCTCTATCAGGTTCGCCGTTTGTTGTTGTCCGAATCCTATGCCTCTATGTTTGCTGTCATGTTGAGTCACATTACTTGTCTTGCTCTGTTCCAGGACGAAGAAAAGGCTCGGATTGATGGGTAGGTGTGCTTGGTGCAGCTGAATGCTTAGCATGCTGTAGTCGATATCTCTTAGAAGCCCAGATGCTAACAGTATCTCTGAGATGTACTTGTGGTCACCGTTGTTTAATTCCGCACCTTCTTCCCTGATACCCTCAGTAAGTTCAGCATCTGACTGATTTAGACTCCCGTTACTCTCAGTCTCAGGCCACACAATCGACCTACGTAAGGTTCTGTGCTTGTTCATCCACTCGGACTCTTCAGAACGTAGATGATCATCGTCTGTGGCAAGAGAAACAGTAAAGGTGAGAACTCTAAACAAATCAATGAAGTTGC contains these protein-coding regions:
- the LOC108842578 gene encoding transcription initiation factor TFIID subunit 8, whose translation is MTNGGGGGEGGGSGKGNLFRGSDFAYALARMAVAQICEGVELSSYQESHHGREGARFSSFQETALERLTEVAIQYIQSVGKTTQFYANMAGRVEGNAMDIVQALEDLGSGLGFSGAPDVEHCLAESGVVKDIVRYTFEAEEVPFVYSLPRFPFNRGKRPAPSFAEVGAELPDEHIPAWLPAFPQTKMCSGLEEASVDKIQGEVQSNGNGLSLPSLQQSVDVDRLKVQKSMDQKDVEKPSEEPECNPFLAAPVWVGEKNVPRVFCPSQLTNEEVSTGHVPEKQTNKSHHIPPLEAYAPSGMIVDKSRLGETEGGEKNDDGRTQRALLRFKIETRKAPVRWTIKESLEEKGWFLEDGDKRKKNVEREEKPVTIDTNVK